One segment of Erigeron canadensis isolate Cc75 chromosome 2, C_canadensis_v1, whole genome shotgun sequence DNA contains the following:
- the LOC122588234 gene encoding ATP-dependent DNA helicase pif1-like, with product MILDVDQLQNLALKQIEMILQANGMSLKNFGSMPLPTNTDLFEGSTNRLMQDKLSYSKSTMTAEHNRLCTSLTAEQKQVYNTILSSVAANSGGVYFLYGYGGTGKTFVWKTLSAALRSKRKIVLNVASSGIASLLLNDGRTTHSRFSIPININEDSVCHILPDSWLAELVKETSLIIWDEAPMIHRHSFESLDRTFRDILKTEMPFGGKVIVFGGDFRQILPVVPCGSRSEIVNASLKSSYIWDFTTVLRLTFNMRLQQGSNTRQQQEIKEFAEWLLKVGDGKLSEPNDGEVEIEIPDDLLIKSTHDPLSDIIECIYPEYVARLYEPKYFEDRAILAPTHETVNLINDTMLATLTGEQREYLSSDSISQSDLNPNMSPDLYSTDFLNKIKMSGLPNHKLTLKVGTPVMLLRNIDQQQGLCNGTLLQVKRLCEHVIEAAVISGSHVGHITYIPRMKMTSSDKKMLFQFQRRQFPLSICFAMTINKSQGQSLENVGLYLPKPVFTHGQLYVAMSRVKSRKGMKILICDEDGHPTNHTINVVYKEVLQNL from the coding sequence ATGATACTTGATGTCGATCAACTTCAAAACTTAGCTTTGAAACAGATAGAAATGATACTACAAGCCAATGGGATGTCATTGAAAAACTTTGGAAGCATGCCTTTACCCACAAACACTGATCTTTTTGAAGGATCTACAAACCGCCTCATGCAAGACAAACTTTCTTACAGTAAGTCCACAATGACGGCTGAGCACAACAGGTTGTGTACTTCTCTAACGGCTGAACAGAAGCAGGTTTACAATACCATTCTATCTTCTGTTGCGGCAAACAGTGGGGGTGTATACTTTTTATACGGATACGGCGGCACCGGTAAAACCTTTGTTTGGAAAACTCTGTCTGCTGCTTTAAGATCCAAAAGAAAAATCGTTCTCAACGTAGCTTCAAGTGGCATTGCTTCACTGTTGCTAAATGATGGAAGAACGACTCATTCGAGATTTTCCATTCCAATAAACATCAACGAAGATTCCGTTTGTCACATATTGCCAGATAGTTGGTTGGCTGAGTTAGTGAAAGAAACAAGCTTAATTATTTGGGATGAAGCTCCCATGATTCATAGACACTCTTTCGAGTCTCTTGATAGAACATTTAGAGACATACTGAAAACCGAAATGCCATTTGGTGGAAAAGTTATTGTTTTTGGTGGTGATTTTCGGCAGATTCTTCCTGTTGTACCCTGTGGTTCCAGAAGTGAAATTGTCAACGCTTCACTCAAATCTTCGTATATTTGGGACTTTACTACAGTTCTCAGACTTACATTTAATATGAGACTACAACAAGGCTCAAATACAAGACAACAACAAGAAATAAAAGAATTTGCTGAATGGCTTCTAAAAGTTGGCGATGGAAAGCTTTCTGAACCAAACGACGGGGAGGTAGAAATAGAAATCCCAGACGACCTCCTAATCAAATCTACCCATGATCCGTTGAGTGACATAATTGAATGCATATATCCTGAGTATGTTGCTAGGTTGTATGAACCAAAATACTTTGAAGACAGGGCGATCCTTGCACCAACACATGAAACGGTCAATCTGATTAATGACACGATGTTGGCAACACTTACGGGTGAACAGAGGGAATACCTCAGTTCGGATTCAATCTCTCAGTCAGATTTAAACCCAAACATGAGTCCAGATTTATACTCTACAGACtttctaaataaaataaagatgtCAGGCCTTCCAAATCATAAACTGACTCTCAAGGTGGGTACCCCTGTCATGTTGCTCAGGAATATTGATCAGCAACAAGGTCTTTGTAACGGTACGCTATTACAAGTTAAAAGACTTTGTGAACATGTTATCGAGGCAGCAGTTATTTCAGGCAGTCATGTCGGGCACATAACATATATACCACGTAtgaaaatgacaagttcagatAAGAAAATGCTTTTCCAATTTCAACGAAGACAGTTCCCTCTTTCCATTTGTTTCGCAATGACTATTAACAAAAGCCAAGGGCAGTCGTTGGAAAATGTGGGCCTTTATTTACCTAAGCCAGTTTTCACTCATGGCCAACTATACGTTGCAATGTCGAGGGTTAAAAGCAGGAAAGGAATGAAAATCCTTATTTGTGACGAAGATGGACACCCAACCAATCATACAATCAACGTCGTTTACAAAGAAGTTCTTCAAAACCTGTGA
- the LOC122588235 gene encoding uncharacterized protein LOC122588235, with protein sequence MPYAEDGYRTDIPHREVEDDGSHIKTRSRVSMREYYAYKIQERDNGFSLLLNARKLNQQYMVDVYTMIEAERLSYFRKQQKKFRGSKLSTIQEALKNGNTDGSSVGKRIVLPSSFTGSQRYMVQNYLDAMALVKAFGYPDLFLTFTCSPKWPEIQRYLKNTKLKPEDKATCIARMFKIKLEQFIKDIHKEHIFGQTQAIVYTVEFQKRGLPHSHICIFLEQQCKLPTAEDIHKVICAELPDEKEDPKLFRLVTQFMMHGPCGKSNKKAPCTVKGNCTKHFPKDYNDKTKIDDDGFPIYRRRKDGRECIKGKIPLDNRYVVPYNPFLLKRYEAHINIEWCNQIGSIKYLFKYITKGNDRATLAVTTGDVDEIDYYYDCRYISACDSVCRIFAFDIHYRKPAVMRLPYHCEGEQSVTWDEEVALDEVATKPSVNVSIFLGWFECNKRYDLARTLSYVQLPEHFVWDAQKYKWKPRSGPKSIGRLHHCSLSAGPLYYLKILLNKVKGPESYKDIKTVNGKYHEEYKDACYALGLLDDDRVLLKKQVSMHREHISELYSLP encoded by the exons ATGCCATATGCTGAGGACGGTTACCGGACCGATATACCCCATAGAGAGGTGGAAGATGACGGTAGTCACATCAAGACTAGATCGCGAGTGTCAATGCGTGAATATTATGCATACAAAATTCAGGAAAGAGACAACGGATTTTCTTTATTACTAAATGCTAGAAAACTCAATCAGCAGTATATGGTCGATGTATATACCATGATTGAGGCAGAAAGATTATCATACTTTCGTAAGCAGCAGAAAAAATTTAGAGGTTCTAAGTTATCTACTATACAGGAGGCTCTAAAGAATGGAAATACAGACGGTTCAAGTGTCGGTAAACGCATAGTCTTACCATCATCTTTTACAG GGAGCCAGCGATACATGGTCCAAAACTATCTAGATGCAATGGCTTTGGTTAAAGCCTTTGGGTATCCTGATCTGTTTTTGACATTTACATGTAGCCCAAAATGGCCTGAAATTCAAAGGTATCTTAAAAACACTAAGCTAAAACCAGAAGACAAGGCGACATGTATCGCAAGGATGTTCAAAATTAAGCTCGAGCAGTTTATCAAAGACATACATAAGGAACATATTTTTGGCCAAACACAAGCAA TTGTATACACCGTCGAATTCCAGAAACGAGGACTTCCCCACAGTCATATATGTATTTTCCTGGAACAACAATGCAAATTACCAACTGCAGAAGACATTCATAAGGTAATTTGCGCAGAGCTGCCTGATGAAAAGGAAGACCCTAAGTTGTTCCGCCTGGTGACTCAGTTCATGATGCATGGTCCTTGTGGCAAATCTAACAAAAAGGCTCCATGCACAGTTAAAGGAAATTGCACCAAACACTTCCCGAAAGATTACAACGATAAAACAAAGATTGATGACGATGGTTTCCCAATTTACAGAAGACGGAAAGACGGGAGAGAATGCATCAAAGGAAAAATACCTTTGGACAATCGATATGTTGTTCCTTACAACCCTTTTCTATTGAAGAGATACGAGGCACACATAAATATAGAGTGGTGTAACCAAATTGGATCTATAAAATATCTGTTTAAATACATCACCAAAGGAAATGATAGGGCTACCCTTGCCGTCACCACAGGAGATGTCGATGAGATAGACTACTACTATGACTGTCGGTACATATCTGCATGTGATTCTGTATGTAGAATTTTTGCTTTCGATATTCATTACCGAAAGCCAGCTGTTATGAGACTTCCTTATCATTGTGAGGGAGAACAGAGTGTTACATGGGATGAAGAAGTTGCCCTTGATGAAGTAGCAACTAAACCGTCAGTGAATGTATCAATATTTTTGGGTTGGTTTGAATGCAACAAAAGATATGATCTTGCCCGTACACTGTCATATGTTCAGCTACCTGAACATTTTGTATGGGATGCTCAAAAATACAAATGGAAACCAAGATCAGGGCCTAAGAGTATTGGGAGACTACATCATTGTTCACTATCAGCAGGCCCTCTTTATTACCTGAAAATTCTCTTAAACAAGGTCAAGGGACCAGAAAgttataaagatataaaaacgGTTAATGGCAAGTACCACGAAGAGTACAAAGATGCTTGCTATGCTCTTGGATTACTCGATGATGATAGGGTGCTATTAAAGAAGCAAGTCAGTATGCATCGGGAACATATCTCAGAACTTTATTCGCTACCATGA
- the LOC122588528 gene encoding replication protein A 70 kDa DNA-binding subunit C-like, with amino-acid sequence HLRLCVVHVWTVPEWNNPKKIKTFEMVFVDELGTTIHGLVNGECVENFRSILTDGVAIQLANFQVDRSAGTWRYTDHTYKITFQPDTLVKVLDNYSGPMHHFDFKTFEEIIDHTLSNNQIIDIIGLVVAVGAEIPGFTPTNKPNKRRVLCLEDTEGTQIDCTLWDSYVEQFNKFLEAQNDDKPIVIIVQFGKVKGYNKGALSFGTSLYATKLYFNDDIPAIQQFMDRMKEKQEDGTSSLKVPTVSTNATLSSPSSFYKNCFPVNLNELHRVTEVKRCATIATIQSVIKNRSWYYIACTKCKGGAKPITNGDSAENGSLNSLWKCSGCSKPVESVSTRYKVYVRVVDDTGSSTFILFDNDIKKLITLNPLNLSGVVGNSGENIPEELEDLAGHKALFDYTVSKFWNLDKGKHEYTVSKLTKDKEVLDAFRKDNGIEVENISEDDSTTPSLESNESNIHPIVLYGCNIRIRGFSVQSVR; translated from the exons catctacgactctgtgttgtgcatgtatggactgttccGGAGTGGAATaacccaaagaaaatcaaaacgtttgagatggtctttgttgatgaattg GGCACTACTATACATGGTTTGGTCAATGGTGAATGCGTagaaaattttaggagtattttgactgatggagtggctattcagttagcaaattttcaagttgatagAAGCGCTGGAACCTGGCGTTACACGGATCATACATATAAGATCACCTTTCAGCCTGACACCCTAGTCAAAGTTCTTGACAACTATTCAGGTCCTATGCACCAttttgatttcaaaacttttgaaGAAATCATTGATCACACCCTATCAAACAATCAGATCATTG ACATTATTGGTTTAGTTGTTGCTGTCGGAGCTGAGATTCCAGGTTTTACACCCACAAACAAGCCTAACAAAAGAAGGGTTCTTTGCTTAGAGGATACAGA GGGAACGCAAATTGACTGCACTTTGTGGGATTCCTATGTTGAacaatttaacaaatttttggAAGCTCAAAATGACGACAAACCCATTGTCATAATTGTTCAGTTCGGGAAGGTAAAAGGCTATAATAAAGGTGCATTATCGTTTGGGACATCTTTGTATGCAACTAAGTTGTACTTCAATGACGACATCCCGGCTATTCAACAATTCATGGATAG GATGAAAGAAAAACAGGAAGATGGAACCTCTTCTTTAAAGGTGCCTACCGTTTCAACTAACGCAACATTGAGTTCCCCGTCttcgttttataaaaattgttttccaGTAAATTTGAATGAGCTGCATCGAGTAACTGAG GTGAAAAGATGTGCAACAATAGCAACAATTCAAAGTGTTATTAAAAATCGCTCTTGGTACTACATTGCCTGTACAAAATGTAAAGGTGGAGCCAAGCCAATTACTAATGGCGATTCGGCAGAAAATGGGTCACTGAATAGCCTTTGGAAATGTAGCGGCTGCAGTAAACCAGTCGAAAGCGTTTCGACCAG GTACAAGGTCTATGTACGTGTAGTCGATGATACTGGCTCTTctacttttattctttttgacaACGACATAAAGAAGCTGATAACATTGAACCCACTGAATCTAAGTGGTGTTGTCGGTAATTCGGGTGAAAATATCCCTGAAGAGTTAGAAGATTTGGCTGGTCATAAAGCTCTGTTTGACTACACAGTATCAAAGTTTTGGAATCTTGATAAAGGAAAACATGAGTACACCGTGTCCAAACTAACCAAGGATAAAGAAGTCCTTGATGCCTTTAGAAAGGATAACGGCATAGAAGTG GAAAACATTAGTGAAGATGATTCTACGACTCCATCGCTTGAATCTAACGAATCTAATATTCATCCTATTGTTTTGTACG GATGCAACATCAGAATCCGAGGGTTCTCAGTCCAATCTGTCCGGTGA